In Atopobium sp. oral taxon 416, the genomic stretch GCAGGGACTGCGTGAGCCTGCTTCTGCCGCTTGACCTTACGGAAGGCGAGCAGCCCAATATCGCGCTTGTGCTTGAGCGGACGCAGTCGGGCCGCTATATCGGGCAGACGATACTGACGGCTGAGATGGCATACAAGGATGCACGCCTGATCGCGCGCCCAGGAGCCGAGTGGCTCGATGCTTGCTTCGTGCAGTAAGATCTAAGATTGAGATGAGAAGACAGGAGAGAGGCTGATGATAAAGCCGGATACGCCCGCATGCGTCCTCTTCGATTTCGACGGCGTCTGTGCCGATACCGAGAGGTATGGCATAGAGCTTGACAGGGAAGTGTATGAGCTTTACGGCATCAACCCCACGAGAGAGGAGATGCAGTCGCTGGTCGGCACGACCGGGCTCGAGTCTATCCCGGCACTCTTCAGGAAATATGGCCTCACAGTCACGGCGCAGGAGTTCTTTGCAAAGAGACGCGACAATACCTGCATCTACCGCGATTTCCCGCTCGAGGCAGAGCCTGGCCTCATAGGAGTCCTGGCAGATCTCCGTGCCCGCTGCATACCGATTGGCCTCGTCTCCACGACGGCTGCCTCTTCTATCTTCTTTGCGCTCGATCGGCTCCACTTGGCATCTTCCTTTGATGTCATTGTCACAGGAGATATGTGCGAGCGGCACAAGCCAGAGCCCGACCCCTACCTTCTGGCGCTCAGGCTCTTGAACAAGGATGCGAAAGACTCCATTGCTGTCGAGGATTCTCCCGTTGGTATTCATGCTGCCAAGGCAGCAGGGCTCTATGTGATGGGGTATCGAGGTGCGAGCATCAAGCAGGATACCTCCGAGGCAGACGAGCAGCTCGAAGGATTTGTTGCGTTTCGCGTGTAGTGCTCCATTTCTTTCAGGTTCAGCTCGCAGGGCATCTGCGTGCAAGTGGAGAAGCGTTTAGGGTATGAGTCCTATTGAACGATGTTGGTTTTCTCTTTGAGGAGGTATCCATGGAAGATGTGCTTGAAGCGATTCATAACCGCCGCAGTGTCCGTGCCTATGAGGATAAGGCTGTGCCGAAGGACCTTATAGACAAGGTTATCGATGCCGGACTCTGGGCACCGAGCGGCATGGGCAGGCAGTCTGCCATCATAGTCGCCGTCACGGACAAGGAGAAGATTGCCTGGCTCTCCGAGCTCAACAGGAAGATCGGCGGCTGGAAAGAGGGGTTTGACCCCTTCTATGGAGCGCCGGTCGTGCTTCTGGTCCTTGGCAAGAAGGACATGCCGACCTATGTCTGCGATGGTTCTCTCATGATCGGGACCATGGGGCTTGCTGCTGAGGGCTTGGGCCTTGGCAGTTGCTGGATCCACCGCGCCAAGGAAGAGTCGGAAATGCCTGAAGTCCAGGAGTGGCTCTCTTCGCTCGGCGTGCCAGAAGGTTATGAGGGGGTAGGACATCTGATCCTCGGCTATCCCGTGAAGGACAAGGTGTCTGCTCCGCAGACACACAAGGACAGCCGCGTGTTCTGGGCAGAGTAGCCACAAGCTGCATCAGTATGAGTTCGGGCTCTGCATTCTTGCGGGGTCCGGATTTTTTTCTGTGCCGCAAAGCTATCTGTTCTCGAGGCACCAGCGGACGATGCTGCAGACAAGCTTCCCATGGATGTCGCTATACGGCACTTAGAGCGTACCTTTCGATGTCTTGAGACCGGCAGCCGATATCTCGTTTGCAAAATGTTCGAGCGCCTCAGGTCTTGGATAGATGCCGATATGCTTCTTCCAAGCAGCGAGCTGGATGATGATCCTGCCGTCCACCTTGTATGTCGGCATGCTCCAGGAGATGCAGGTTTCAGAGCCTGGCAGGTATATTTCGATGCCAGAGCAGAGGCTTTTGAATGCTGTCTGCTACTTTGGAGCCAAAGCCTCGATATACGTGTTGACGCTTTCGGTCCTGCCGCTGTCTGCCATGCTGCTCCTATCTCCGGTGGGTGGTAACGCAAGTCCGTACCGAGCATCACCGTTTGGTACGGATTTGCGTTACCACCCCATTACAATGAGAGATCTCCTCTTGGGGACTTCTTCGAGCTTTGGGGTTTTCGACAATGAAGTGCCTGCGGATTCCCTAACCTTGTAGATGGCCCTGAAAGGGGCTGCTGGCCGACCTTCCCCGGATAGCCGTGTACCCCTGTCTCTTGCGAAGGCCCGGGGGGTGTTGCTGCTAAGGGATGGTGGTCTGTCTGAGAACGGCTGATAGGGATGTGCCACACGATAAGCAGGGCAGTGTGGATGTCGTCCCTCAGACACGCGGGACAGTAAGGAAAGTACCATCATGGAACACAAGCAGAAAGACTGGTTCGGGCCGCAGCGCTTCTATCTCGGGATAGATGTCAGGAGGCCATTCCTCCGGGCAGTGGGCCTGAAACCGGGTGGCACCATCGCGATCAGCTACAGGCAGGACAGGTGCCAGGAGAACATCGAGGCTCTGCTCGACGAGGCGGAAGAGGGCGCCCTGGTCAATTGTGGACCAGAAGAACAACATAGGCTCGCTTATCGTGTACAGGTGGCGCGCGAAAAGGATCGATGTCGGATACCTTCCGGGGAAGTCCATGAAGCATGCCCGGGAGATGTTTCCCCGGGACGGCGAAGAGTGACCGAACAGATACCGAGGCCATCGCGCAGGCGGGGATCGGGATCAGGACGGCCATCAGGCCCATAGCCGAGACCGACGAGCTGGACGCCTGCGTCTCGCTGGTTGACCTGTATCGTTTTTTCAGACAGTGCAGCTTGAGGAATTATGAGGCTCCTCTTAACTGCAAGACAAGCCGACCGAAAAGACTACAGGTGGCAAACAATCTTGCTACCAAATACAGCGATGAGTAGCGCCTGAAAACAGCTGAGTGTGCTATCTCCACCGGCAAGCCTAAAAGCCACCTTACCACCGAGTTAGGGCTAAAGTCCCAAAACACAGATCCGCTGGGTAAAAGATCGTAGAGATAGGCTATCAGCTGCTTAAGCGCAGCGAGGCTAACGAGGCAGATTGTCAAGCTGAATGCAACATCTCCCTAAAGACTTCGTTGGCTGTCCTGTATTTCAGGACCTTCCTCGCTCTGTCACAGATCAGCTCCCTGTTGGTATCACGGTCGGCGTCTTTGTCGGCATAATCGTCCTGCACTTCATGCGGCCGAAGCAGAACACGATGAGGGTTTATCTCGAGAACTCCCGCCGCATGCTCGATATCGTGGGTAAGCTTATCGTGCTCCTGACGCTTCTTGCCATCCTGGGCTCCGTCTTCATAGCCACAGGCATCGGCACCGTCATCTCCGATATCGTGGGCGCCATCATCCCGCAGGGTAACATGGTCGTCGGTATCGTTGTCTACTGCGTCGGCATGGCCCTCTTCACGGTGATCATGGGCAATGCCTTTGCTGCCATCACGGTCATGACGGTCGGCATTGGGGCTCCATTCGCGATGCCCCTCGGTGTAGATCCTGTCATTGTCGGCTCCCTCGCCCTTACACCTGCGGCTACTGTGGCACGCTCATGACGCCAATGGCAGCCAACTTCAACATCGTCCCTGTCGCAATCCTCGAGATGGACGACGAGTACGGTGCCATCAAGAAGCAGATCGTCCCCGCCCTCATCATGCTTGCCTTCCAGATTCTCCTCATGATCTGCCTCGTCGCGCTGTAGCTGGGTAGAGACCATCTAGACGTATACAACGAGAGCCTGCCTTCGGGCAGGCTCTTCTGGGAGAGAGAAGGATTGCTATGAAGAAGATTCTCGTGACTGGCTTCCAGCCGTTCGGCAGTGAGACCATGAACCCGGCCTGGGAGGCTGTTCGCAGGCTTCCCGACACGATTGCCGGCGCCTCCGTCACGAAGGTCGAAATCCCGGTTGTCTTTGGCAAGGGACCCGAGGCTGTGGACAAGGCAATTGACGAGGTCCAGCCGAACCTCGTGCTCTGCGTCGGCCAGGCAGGTGGCCGCGCGAAGATCACGCCTGAGTTTGTCGGTATCAACTACGCTGATGCCCGCATTCCGGACAACGACGGCAACCAGCCGGTGGCAGAGAAGATCTCGGCTGATGGCCCCGATGCCTACTTCGCGACGCTTCCCGTCAAGTCAATGGTCCAGGCCATGACCGGAGCAGGCATCCCGGCAGAGGTCTCCTATACGGCCGGCACCTACGTCTGCAACGACGTGATGTATTCGTTGCTGCACACGCTGGCAACGAAGCATCCGGGCGTCCGTGGTGGCTTCCTCCATGTCCCGTATGCGACGGAGCAGGCCTGCCATCTGCCATCCTTGACGCCGAGCATGTCGCTCGATATGATGACGCGCGGCATCGAGCTCGGACTCGCAGCTGCCGTCGAGCACGAGGATGATGTGAAGACGGCTACGGGTACAACGCACTAGCACCTCATCTGTGGAGCATCTGTGGGAAGCCCCGGAGATTCGCTCTTCCGGAGCCTCCTTCGTCTTCCGGGCTCTGCATCACCCCTGCTCAGAGCTTCAAACAGACAGCTGTCTCGTCTGGGACAGGCGTCCCAATCATGGGAGATGGGCAAGGGATTGCACATGCATCAGGTAGAATGAATTTGAAAAATCCATCTGACAAGAGACTCTCCAGGAGGCTGCTGTGGGCTATACGGAACGCGAGCATTGGTGCCAGCGCGATGACAAGAAGATCTACGGGAAGCTCTTCCTACCGGATGGCTGGGATGACGGAAGGCCGCGCGCTACTGCCATCTTTGCCCATGGGCTCTCGACGAACCATGGGGACATGGAGCCGTATGCAAGGTGTGCCGCCGAGCGGGGCATGGTGACGTATGTCTTCGACTTCTGCGGTGGTGGCAGCTACTCAAGGAGCAGCTGGCAGGACAATATGTCGCTCTTCACGGAGCAGCATGACCTCGAGGCGGTTGCCTGGGAGCTCTCGCGGGAGTCCTATGTGGACGAGCACAACCTCTTCCTCTGTGGCGCCTCCTTGGGTGCCACGATCGCGCTCATGGCAGCGAGGGCGAACGTACAGCTCGTGAAGGGTTGCCTTCTGCTCTATCCTGCCTTCAACCTGTACGATGCGGTGCACAGTGCCTGTGCGCGGAGGGAGGATCTGCCTGAGCGCTTCCACGTTATGAGCATGGATGTGTCAGGAGATTTCCTGCGCTCCTGCTGGGACTACGACTTCTTCGAGCACATCCCGGCCTTTCCGCAGGATGTGATCATCTTCCATGGGGACGCAGATCAGGTCGTGCCGCTCTCGTACTCCCAGCGCGCCCAGTCGCTCTTCCCGCACTGTGAGCTCCATGTGATTCCGGGCGGCGGCCATGGTTTCGTCGACCCCTACTACTGGCAGGTCGTGAACGAGGCAGCGGAGTGGCTCCGCGCCCATATCTGGCGCTAGGGAAACGATGATTAATTCGGCTCGATGAAATCGCTGGGGCCGCACGCTGTATGCCACCTGCTCAAAATGTCTCGAACCACACAGTGCCCATATCCACATAGATACCTATATGTCTTCTGGATATGGTATAGCTACATCCACACATTCCAGCATATCCAAAAGGAAGATATGGACAGATAGATGAGCTTTGAAGACCGGCGGATTAGCATCCTGAGTGCAACAGGATAGCCCGCTGAATGGAGGTGTGGCACACTCCGGAAGGCTACGATGTTGGTTGGCTCATCAACGTCGAAAGCTGGAAGGAATGTGCCACTACACACATCTTAGCCCTCAGGAGAGGGATTGCATAGCCGAGCTGTGTGGCACAAGGGAAGGCCAATCGGCTATATCGCGGCAGAGATCGGCAAGGACAGCTCCAGCGTCTGCCACAAGCTCAAGAGGAATGGCCGCTACGGCCGCTTTAGGGCATGTGCTGCCCAAAAGGAGGGCGGATGAGCGCTGCAGGAGATGCAGGGCGAAAAGGCGGCTTTCAGACCCTGCGCTTACGCAGAAGGTGCGCTTACTCATCATGGACAGACACTGGTCCCTGGAGGAGATAGACGACATCTCAGGCTCGAGGGTGGCGGCAGGTGCACCGTTGAGCCTGCCGACTACTCTGCAGGCAGGTCCAAGCCATCGCCCTCGACCTGCCGGGATCCGGCCCGCAAGGCCAGGTGCGGCGCCACCTGCGCAGCAAGAGGCCTAAGATGAGGGGTAAGATCGAGATCTTACACACCGTGGAGGAGAGGCCCAAAAGGCCGATGAGAGGTCTCGTCTCAGCGAGTGGGCAGACGACACGCTCGTGGCAGCGGGACCTATGTGCCTGCTCGTGCTTGCCGACAGGGCAGTGAGGCTGCTTCTCGCAAAGAGATGCCACCACGACAGCGAGAGCGTCTCTAAGGCCGAGGTCGGACTACTACAGGGACGTCCCCTCGAGACGCTCACTTCCGGATAGGGGCAAGCAGTTCACAGGGCATGCAGATGTCACAGATGCCCTTTGAAGCGTGCAGTTCTACTTCTGCGACCCCCACCATCTATGGCAGAAGCTAACAGTTAAGAACACTAACGGGCTCCTGCGCAAGTTCTTCCCCTAAGGGCACCGACTTCAGCAAGGTCACAAACGAGGAGGTGCAGCATGCGGTAGAGCTGATCTGTGACAGGCCGAGGAAGGTCCTGAAGTACAGGACAGCCAACGAAGTCTTTAAGGAGATGTTACACTCAGCTTGACAATCTGCCGTCCGAAATATTGACACAGGGCGCACATCGCGCAGCGGCTCGCTGAGATCGTGGAGGCTGCCTTCCGCATGGAGGTGCGCCGCTACAATCCAAGAGAGGATGTAGCTGCGCTTCAAGAAGATGGACACGCTTGAGGAGCTCTTTGGCGCCTGCGATTTCGTGAGCATCCACGTGCCGCTGGTCGACGAGACGAGAGGCATGGTAGGACACAAGGCCCTTGCCAAGTCTGGCCTTATACTCATCAACATGGTACGTGGTGGCATCGTGGACGAGGGGTACTCCTGGATCCTCTTGAGGACGGAATTGTGGCAGGGGCTGGCTTCGATGTCTTCGAAGAGAAGATTCCCTCAGTATGGGATCCCTGCTCCACCTTGACAACTTCATCGGCACTCTTCACATAGGTGGCAGCACAGAGGAAGCGTTCGGGCGGGTCAGCGAAACTGCGGTGGACCACGTCCTGGAGGCGCTTGCAGGCTAAGTCGTGTCTCGAGTTGACTCATCGCTATCTGTGGCAGGATGCCATCTTGTCCTCGTTTCTTGTGGGTATGATAATGCTATGATGCAATATAATGTCACTATGAATTCAACGCAATCAGATGGAGGTGTTCTTTATGGCAACAGTCACTCAGACGACAACGGTACGCTTTGACCGGCGTGACAAGGAAGAGGCAACCTCTATTCTCGAGTCCATCGGTCTCAGCTTTAACAGTTACCTCAACCTGGCTGTGAAACAGCTCATCAACCAGCGGCGGGTTCCCTTCGACCTGGAGCCATCTCCCGCGACACCTAACGAGGAGACGAGGCGGGCTATGGTGGAAGCTGAGGCCAAGGAACTGGGGATCATCCCTGATGATTCGCCGGCCTTCTCTGATAGTGCAAGCCTCATGGCCTACCTAGACAGAAAGTAGCCATGTTCGAAATCAGGGTTGAACATAGGTTCAAGCTGGACTACCAGAGGGTTATACGGGTCCATCCACAGCTCAAGGCAGACTTTGCCGAAGCTGTGGAAGAGCTCATGCAGACCGGCAGGGTGCCTAAAGAGTACCGGCCACATGTCTTAGATAATCCGGGCGGTAATTACAACGGCCACATTGACTTCCATCTGTCGGATGGCAAGATCGATGTCATTGTGCTCTACCTTCCCCATAAGACGAATCCCATCATCCGCCTCGTGCGTATGGGCATGCACGAGGAGCTCTTCCAGGGACCCACACTATGAATTTGGCTGCTGGCACAATCAGATCTTTACAAGGAAGAAGAATTCTGAGAAGAGTCTTTCTTCGTCGCTAGGGAAACGATGATTAATTCGCCTCGATGAGGTAGCTGGGGCCACACGCTGTATGACATCGGCTCAAAATGTCTCGAACCACGCAGTGCCCATACCCACATAGATGCCTATCTGTCTTTCTGGATATGGTATAGCTACA encodes the following:
- a CDS encoding DUF3825 domain-containing protein yields the protein MKDRIDAIIRLSVKKVSWSWRWAVPIYYPGRDCVSLLLPLDLTEGEQPNIALVLERTQSGRYIGQTILTAEMAYKDARLIARPGAEWLDACFVQ
- a CDS encoding HAD family phosphatase, giving the protein MIKPDTPACVLFDFDGVCADTERYGIELDREVYELYGINPTREEMQSLVGTTGLESIPALFRKYGLTVTAQEFFAKRRDNTCIYRDFPLEAEPGLIGVLADLRARCIPIGLVSTTAASSIFFALDRLHLASSFDVIVTGDMCERHKPEPDPYLLALRLLNKDAKDSIAVEDSPVGIHAAKAAGLYVMGYRGASIKQDTSEADEQLEGFVAFRV
- a CDS encoding nitroreductase → MEDVLEAIHNRRSVRAYEDKAVPKDLIDKVIDAGLWAPSGMGRQSAIIVAVTDKEKIAWLSELNRKIGGWKEGFDPFYGAPVVLLVLGKKDMPTYVCDGSLMIGTMGLAAEGLGLGSCWIHRAKEESEMPEVQEWLSSLGVPEGYEGVGHLILGYPVKDKVSAPQTHKDSRVFWAE
- a CDS encoding iron chaperone; the protein is MEIYLPGSETCISWSMPTYKVDGRIIIQLAAWKKHIGIYPRPEALEHFANEISAAGLKTSKGTL
- a CDS encoding 5-oxoproline transporter, DUF979 family subunit translates to MQHLPKDFVGCPVFQDLPRSVTDQLPVGITVGVFVGIIVLHFMRPKQNTMRVYLENSRRMLDIVGKLIVLLTLLAILGSVFIATGIGTVISDIVGAIIPQGNMVVGIVVYCVGMALFTVIMGNAFAAITVMTVGIGAPFAMPLGVDPVIVGSLALTPAATVARS
- a CDS encoding 5-oxoproline transporter, DUF979 family subunit — encoded protein: MTPMAANFNIVPVAILEMDDEYGAIKKQIVPALIMLAFQILLMICLVAL
- the pcp gene encoding pyroglutamyl-peptidase I — its product is MKKILVTGFQPFGSETMNPAWEAVRRLPDTIAGASVTKVEIPVVFGKGPEAVDKAIDEVQPNLVLCVGQAGGRAKITPEFVGINYADARIPDNDGNQPVAEKISADGPDAYFATLPVKSMVQAMTGAGIPAEVSYTAGTYVCNDVMYSLLHTLATKHPGVRGGFLHVPYATEQACHLPSLTPSMSLDMMTRGIELGLAAAVEHEDDVKTATGTTH
- a CDS encoding S9 family peptidase, with protein sequence MGYTEREHWCQRDDKKIYGKLFLPDGWDDGRPRATAIFAHGLSTNHGDMEPYARCAAERGMVTYVFDFCGGGSYSRSSWQDNMSLFTEQHDLEAVAWELSRESYVDEHNLFLCGASLGATIALMAARANVQLVKGCLLLYPAFNLYDAVHSACARREDLPERFHVMSMDVSGDFLRSCWDYDFFEHIPAFPQDVIIFHGDADQVVPLSYSQRAQSLFPHCELHVIPGGGHGFVDPYYWQVVNEAAEWLRAHIWR
- a CDS encoding NAD(P)-dependent oxidoreductase yields the protein MDTLEELFGACDFVSIHVPLVDETRGMVGHKALAKSGLILINMVRGGIVDEGYSWILLRTELWQGLASMSSKRRFPQYGIPAPP
- a CDS encoding type II toxin-antitoxin system RelB/DinJ family antitoxin, which produces MATVTQTTTVRFDRRDKEEATSILESIGLSFNSYLNLAVKQLINQRRVPFDLEPSPATPNEETRRAMVEAEAKELGIIPDDSPAFSDSASLMAYLDRK
- a CDS encoding type II toxin-antitoxin system YafQ family toxin; the protein is MFEIRVEHRFKLDYQRVIRVHPQLKADFAEAVEELMQTGRVPKEYRPHVLDNPGGNYNGHIDFHLSDGKIDVIVLYLPHKTNPIIRLVRMGMHEELFQGPTL